Below is a genomic region from bacterium.
GACAATCTTGCAGCGCGTCGACTCTCACGAGCCGCTACGACAACAGAATCTACAAACACTTGCCGGATAGATCGTCTCAAGAAACTCACTTTGGTCGAATCAGCCGCTCAAGAAGAGGGATGCTGATTTGCGGTGGGCAAAGCCTTGAGCTCAAGCCAAGAATCTTTCCCGCAAAACCTGGAAAAATAAGGACTTTCTTTCTCTCGATACCTCGAATTGTATCCCGTATGACCGATTGAATAGAATCACCAATAGTGCCGCCAAATTCACCTGGAAACTGAGCGACTTGTCCAAACTCAGTTTTTACAGGACCAGGACACACTGCAAGAACATGAATATTCTCAGATTTTAATTCATGATGTTGACTTAACGCCAGTGAGCAGATTGCTGACTTTGTTGCGGCATACGTCGCCATATACGGCAAGGGTTGAAAGGCTGCTACCGAGGCCACATGAACAATAATTCCAAAGTTTCTCTGTTTCATCTGAGGCAGCACAGCTTTCGTAAGACGAAGAGGCGCAATGACATTTACTCGAATCATTGCTGATGCAACTTCAGTAGCAGCATCTGAAAAACGCCCATAGCTTCCGAAACCAGCATTATTAATAAGACCATCGACTCTTTCTTCGCGAAGAAACTCCTCAAGCTCTCTCAGTCCACCACTTGAGCTTGACTCGTCAGAGAGATCTGCTGGAAATATTTCCGCAGAATGCGCCCTGACGGCATTTAATTTCTGCGAGAGTTTGTGAAGACGATTTTTTCTCCGCGCCACAAGAATAACGGATGCCCCGCGGGCATGAAGGGCTTGCGCATAGGCTTCTCCAAAGCCAGAAGATGCGCCAGTAACGACATATCTTTTCCCTTCAAATGGATCAGACATATGACTGGGGCCTTTCCAGACATGCAGACTTCAAATAGCGCCTCCTTGCCCATGCTCTTTTCCACAGGACACATACT
It encodes:
- a CDS encoding SDR family oxidoreductase translates to MSDPFEGKRYVVTGASSGFGEAYAQALHARGASVILVARRKNRLHKLSQKLNAVRAHSAEIFPADLSDESSSSGGLRELEEFLREERVDGLINNAGFGSYGRFSDAATEVASAMIRVNVIAPLRLTKAVLPQMKQRNFGIIVHVASVAAFQPLPYMATYAATKSAICSLALSQHHELKSENIHVLAVCPGPVKTEFGQVAQFPGEFGGTIGDSIQSVIRDTIRGIERKKVLIFPGFAGKILGLSSRLCPPQISIPLLERLIRPK